The window ctcctatcgggatttgtcggcacattcgggcggctttgctggtcttgttttaccattgtcgaaatgtcttgtaaaccgggattccgagactgatcgggtctttccgggagaaggtttatccttcgttgaccgtgagagcttatgatgggctaagttgggacacccctgcagggtattatctttcgaaagctgtgcccgcggttatgaggcagatgggaatttgttaatgtccggttgtagagaacttgtcacttgacccaattaaaatacatcaactgcgtgtgtagccgtgatggtctcttctcggtggagtccgggaagtgaacacggcctgagttatgaatgacgtaagtaggtgttcaggatcacttcttggtcattgctagatgacgaccgttccgttgcttctcttctcgctctcgtTTGCGCAaattagccaccatatatgcttttgccgctgcagctccaccatcactacaccatccttccctttaagcttaaatagtcttgatctcacgggtgtgagattgttaagtccccgtgactcacagattctaccaaaacagttgcaggtgccgacgatgccagtgcagaggatggggtcgatctcaagtgggagttcgacgaggaacgtgtagttactatgtgtctttccctgatgatcagtagtggagccaagttgggacgatcgggatctagcatttggggttatcttattttcatctgattttgaccgtagtcggtctatatgattgtattttggatgatgtatgagtaatatttatgtattgtgtgaagtggcgattgtaagccaactctttatcccattcttgttcattacatgggattgtgtgaagatgacccttcttgcgacaaaaccactatgcggttatgcctctaagtcgtgcctcgacacgtgggagatatagccgcatcgtgggcgttacatctaTCATATACCAAAGTGGAGGGGAGGACACTAGACGCACGAAGCGTGCCCGAGGAGACTAGGCGGGGATGGTGAGGAGAAAATTAATTATTTCACCTTCTCGGGGATAATTAGGAGCACCTAAAGTTGGAAACAAACATGTAATGTGTTGAAGGGTGAGACAGACTAGAAGCCTCGGATATCGACCTCCAAGTAACGTGGCATATGTTCTTTTAGTGGCGTGAACGATAGCCTTGAAAATGAGCTGACACTCAATCCTTAATTTGGCATGACATTAACAACACGACATTACTCACTCTTTTTCGATTGATAAGAACCATAAGTATTCTAAGACCGTCAATTTGGCCAGTGCAACATGAGTTATATGCCACGGAAAGTATACcattgaatttgaatttgaaataaGCTTTCTAATGATATATTTTTCGTATTATATAACTCGTATTTCATTTGTCAAATTAACGATCTAGGAATATGAGCATGCCTTATAAATGAAAAAGAACAAGGAAATAATCATTTGGCATGAATGGTGAGCTATCTCAAAAACAGTAACATGGAAAATAAAGGAGAAACATGCCAACTGTCCAAATTCACCATGTAAAAACTGTAATTGTCAACAAAAAAATGTAAAAACTGTAGGCCGGAAATAGAGGAGGTCGCAAGACGTCACCCCCGGTAAACGCCCGGCCCACGGCAAACCGGTGAGGCCGACCAGCGCTCCCCCCATAAAGACCGCAAGGAAATCGAGAGGGGGCGTGACAGGATGAATGGTATAAGTATATATACCAGGATACTATCGGAGACCCTTCTTCGACTTTATACCCTAGCAGGCCAAGTAAAAAAGGCGAGGGTGCCGCCGTGGATCCGCGATGTCGAGGAGGCGATGGCGAacgcagaggaggaggaggacgtcgAGGAGCCCCTCGACTGCGGCATCTGCTTCCTCCCACTCGACGTGCCGCCGACCTTCATGATACGTACACGCATGCAATATTTACCCAATCCAATATAATCAACCGATAGCAATCTAAGCCGTGCTGATTTCGATTTGCTTTGCAGTGCGAAGCTGGGCACCTGATCTGCTCGCCCTGCCGCGACATGCTCGGGGTGGCGGCGGGGACGTGCCACGTCTGCAGCGCCAAGGCCGCCGCCTCGGCTCTCGCCGGAGCCTCGACCGCGACGTCTGGCCGGCCTACTACGAGCCCCACGACCACAGCGGCGCGCTCCACGGGCCGTGCCGCTGCCCAGGCGACGCCCGCGGCTTCGTTGGCAGCACGGCGGCGCTCCTCTGCCACTTCGTCAGCACACACGACTGGCCGGTCCACACTGGGGTGACCTCCGAGGacagcttgggttctccattcatcaagtgagctaatgtcaaataacctcttctcaccggcaagcttgaaatcatagttgagctctttaatagcccaatatgccttatgttctagttcgagaggtaagtgatatgtttttccataaaccattttatacggagacatacccataggatttttatatgcagttctgtaggcccataatgcatcatcaagtttcttggaccaattctttgtagatctattaacagtcttttgcaaaattaatttgagttctctattactcaattctagtTGACCACAAGACTGTGGGtggtaaggagatgcaattctatgattaacatcatacttagcaagcattttacggaaagaaccatgaataaaatgtgaaccaccatcagtcattaaatatctagggactccaaacctcgcaaaaataacttctttaagcattttaatagaagtgttatgattagcactactagttggaatagcttctacccacttagtaacgtaatcaacagcaactaaaatatgtgtgtatccattagaggcaggaaaaggtcccatataatcaaagccccaaacatcaaatggttcaataacaagtgaataattcataggcatttcttgacgtctactaatgttactaattctttggcattcatcacaagataagacaaacttacgggcatccttgaagagagtaggccaataaaaaccagattgcaataccttatgtgcagttctatctccagcgtggtgccctccataagcctctgAGTGACACTTACGTAgcatctgttcctgttcatgctcaggtacacaacgtctaataacaccatccactcctttataaagatgtgggtcatcccaaaagtaatgtctcaaatcatagaa is drawn from Aegilops tauschii subsp. strangulata cultivar AL8/78 chromosome 1, Aet v6.0, whole genome shotgun sequence and contains these coding sequences:
- the LOC120970266 gene encoding uncharacterized protein gives rise to the protein MANAEEEEDVEEPLDCGICFLPLDVPPTFMILRSWAPDLLALPRHARGGGGDVPRLQRQGRRLGSRRSLDRDVWPAYYEPHDHSGALHGPCRCPGDARGFVGSTAALLCHFVSTHDWPVHTGVTSEDSLGSPFIN